A stretch of Caballeronia sp. SL2Y3 DNA encodes these proteins:
- a CDS encoding type VI secretion system tube protein Hcp: MAVDIFLKLDTVKGESLDSKHKDEIDVLSWSWGLSQSGTMHLGTGGGGGKVAVQDLTITKYTDRGTPSIISACATGKHFPTGKLTVRKAGGTKPLEYYTIELEKIIVTNYATGGSDAEDRFTETVTLNFEKFHVTYQQQDPSTGSAQGGVVESKWNIPANATA, translated from the coding sequence ATGGCAGTCGATATTTTTTTGAAGCTGGACACGGTCAAGGGCGAATCGCTGGATTCGAAACACAAAGACGAGATCGACGTGCTCTCGTGGAGCTGGGGCCTGTCGCAATCGGGGACCATGCACCTCGGCACGGGCGGCGGCGGCGGCAAGGTCGCGGTGCAGGACCTGACCATCACGAAATACACCGACCGCGGCACGCCGTCGATCATCTCCGCCTGCGCCACCGGCAAGCACTTCCCGACCGGCAAGCTCACGGTGCGCAAGGCGGGCGGCACCAAGCCACTCGAGTACTACACCATCGAGCTCGAAAAGATCATCGTGACGAACTACGCGACCGGGGGCTCGGACGCCGAAGATCGCTTCACGGAGACGGTGACGCTCAACTTCGAGAAGTTTCACGTGACCTATCAGCAACAGGACCCGAGCACCGGGTCGGCGCAGGGCGGCGTGGTGGAGAGCAAGTGGAACATTCCCGCCAACGCGACCGCGTAA
- the tssE gene encoding type VI secretion system baseplate subunit TssE: protein MRNADRVRPSLLDRLTDHAPGASREGREHRASSARAQRLSVMRDIGWLLNAQGIASAQDIARFPEVAASVLNFGFADLAGKSASNVDVGRIERLMSDAISAFEPRIVPGTLRVRAMQSDDAAIQHNALAFLVEADLHAHPVPERLYLRTELDLEAGKAKVFEGAIER, encoded by the coding sequence ATGAGAAACGCGGACAGAGTGCGGCCGTCGCTGCTCGACCGTCTGACCGATCATGCGCCCGGCGCATCACGCGAAGGGCGCGAGCACCGGGCCAGTTCGGCGCGCGCGCAACGCCTGAGCGTGATGCGCGATATCGGCTGGCTGCTCAACGCGCAGGGTATCGCGTCGGCGCAGGATATCGCGCGTTTTCCGGAAGTCGCCGCATCGGTGCTCAACTTCGGGTTCGCGGACCTGGCCGGCAAGAGCGCGTCGAACGTCGATGTCGGACGCATCGAACGGCTGATGAGCGACGCCATCAGCGCGTTCGAGCCGCGCATCGTGCCCGGCACGCTGCGGGTGCGCGCCATGCAGTCGGACGACGCGGCCATCCAGCACAACGCGCTGGCCTTCCTCGTGGAAGCGGATCTGCATGCGCATCCCGTGCCGGAGCGCCTCTATTTGCGCACGGAGCTGGATCTGGAAGCAGGCAAGGCCAAGGTATTCGAAGGAGCCATCGAGCGATGA
- the tssF gene encoding type VI secretion system baseplate subunit TssF, with protein sequence MNPDLIQYYSRELQHIREMGGEFAQAFPKIAGRLGLEGFECADPYVERLLEGFGFLAARVQMKIDAEFPRFTQHLAELVYPHYLAPTPAMTVVNVQPDLTHPALAEGVSVPRGTALHGRLDGERATRCEFRTAHGLTLWPVELSAARLFTHTGAMPGIEARLPRGVKAGLRLTLRAAGGRKLRDLAIERLPIYLRGNDGVAAKLYELLIGSTLGVVAGDAVLPASALRPLGFGDEEALLPVSEQSFPGYRLLQEYFACPQRFMFVGIEGLRARLARCDKSEMELIVLLSRADTALEQVVDQANFALHCTPAINLFPRRADRIAATGEQFEYHVVVDRTRPRDFEVFRIQGVTGYRAGGGEIAFQPFYRMRDLGIDDPDAAFFQVRREKRLPSARENERGVRPAARSSYAGSETWIALVDTRESPYPADLHQLGISVLCTNRDLTLTMPLGRGETDFTLELEAPVAAVRCVAAPSRPLPSYAQGAVAWRLLSHLSLNHGSLVDDADGSGARAMRDLLALYAPEGDSAAARQIDALRSIRSNAVTRRLPSRGPIVFGRGLSLDVLLDESGFEGASAFLFGAVLARFFEQYASLNAFTETIVSSVTRGEIMRWAPESGRCRTL encoded by the coding sequence ATGAACCCCGACCTCATCCAGTACTACAGCCGCGAACTGCAGCATATCCGCGAAATGGGCGGGGAATTCGCGCAGGCGTTTCCGAAGATCGCGGGACGGCTGGGCCTCGAAGGCTTCGAATGCGCCGACCCTTACGTCGAGCGTCTGCTGGAAGGTTTTGGCTTTCTCGCCGCCCGCGTCCAGATGAAGATCGACGCGGAGTTTCCACGCTTCACGCAGCATCTCGCGGAACTGGTCTATCCGCACTATCTCGCGCCGACGCCGGCGATGACCGTCGTGAACGTGCAGCCTGACTTGACGCATCCCGCTCTCGCCGAGGGCGTGTCCGTGCCGCGCGGCACCGCCTTGCACGGCCGGCTCGACGGTGAACGCGCGACGCGTTGCGAATTCCGCACCGCGCATGGGTTGACGCTGTGGCCCGTCGAACTCTCGGCGGCGCGCCTCTTCACGCATACCGGCGCGATGCCGGGCATCGAAGCGCGCCTGCCTCGCGGCGTGAAGGCGGGCCTGCGTCTGACCTTGCGCGCGGCCGGCGGGCGCAAGCTGCGCGACCTGGCGATCGAGCGTCTGCCCATTTATTTGCGCGGCAACGATGGCGTTGCCGCGAAGCTCTACGAGTTGCTGATTGGCTCGACGCTCGGCGTCGTGGCGGGCGATGCCGTGCTGCCGGCCTCCGCGCTGCGCCCGCTCGGTTTCGGTGACGAGGAAGCGTTGCTGCCGGTGAGCGAGCAATCGTTTCCGGGCTATCGGCTGCTGCAGGAGTATTTCGCCTGCCCGCAGCGTTTCATGTTCGTCGGTATCGAGGGACTGCGTGCTCGACTGGCGCGTTGCGACAAGAGCGAGATGGAACTGATCGTGCTGCTGTCGCGCGCGGACACCGCGCTGGAACAGGTCGTCGATCAGGCGAATTTCGCGCTGCATTGCACGCCCGCGATCAATCTGTTCCCGCGCCGCGCCGATCGCATCGCCGCGACGGGCGAGCAGTTCGAATATCACGTGGTCGTCGATCGCACGCGGCCGCGCGACTTTGAGGTCTTCCGCATTCAGGGCGTGACGGGATACCGTGCGGGCGGCGGCGAGATCGCATTCCAGCCGTTCTACCGCATGCGCGATCTCGGTATCGACGATCCCGATGCCGCGTTCTTTCAGGTGCGTCGCGAGAAGCGTCTGCCGTCGGCGCGCGAGAACGAGCGCGGCGTCCGGCCTGCGGCGCGTTCCTCCTATGCGGGCAGCGAAACGTGGATTGCGCTCGTGGACACGCGTGAGTCGCCTTATCCCGCCGATCTTCATCAGCTCGGCATCAGCGTGCTGTGCACCAACCGCGATCTCACGCTGACCATGCCCCTCGGACGCGGCGAGACCGATTTCACGCTGGAACTCGAAGCGCCCGTCGCGGCCGTGCGCTGCGTGGCCGCGCCGAGCCGTCCGTTGCCTTCGTACGCGCAGGGCGCGGTCGCATGGCGGCTGCTGAGCCATCTGTCGCTGAACCACGGCTCCCTCGTGGACGATGCCGACGGCAGCGGCGCGCGCGCCATGCGCGATCTGCTCGCGCTCTACGCGCCCGAAGGCGACAGCGCGGCCGCGCGTCAGATCGATGCACTGCGCTCGATTCGCTCGAACGCAGTCACGCGCCGGTTGCCCTCGCGCGGCCCGATCGTATTCGGGCGCGGCCTCTCGCTCGACGTGCTGCTCGACGAGAGCGGATTCGAAGGTGCGAGCGCGTTTCTGTTCGGCGCGGTGCTCGCGCGCTTCTTCGAGCAATACGCCTCGTTGAACGCCTTTACGGAAACCATCGTGTCGTCGGTGACGCGCGGTGAAATCATGCGCTGGGCGCCGGAGAGCGGACGATGCCGGACGCTGTGA